One part of the Bacteroidales bacterium genome encodes these proteins:
- a CDS encoding DUF438 domain-containing protein, translated as MSELINNSNRKALLKHMILQLHEGEAPDQVKNRLVELLKKVPYNEVVEVEQELINEGLPVEDVLKLCDIHTYVLESSVDASGQPEIPAGHPVDTFKKENLALDLVVKSLNKAYDEALDLENDLPAFINKLRSFFNQLMDVDKHYRRKENLLFPYLEKHGISGPPKVMWGKHDETRAFLKAANDALRETTMNKEEMLTIIELLLKPASKAITDMIMKEEEILLPMSLETIRLSEWYEIYHQTPEIGFCLYDPKVEWQPLGEEGEKIEAMQVNGKISLPSGSFTTQELMAVLNTLPIDITFVDRNDKVAYFSQGKERIFDRNRAILQRDVRMCHPPHSVHTVEQIINDFRSGKESRAPFWIQMGDKFVHIEYFALRDDKGEYLGTVEVSQELSGKRKLQGEQRLLSYEK; from the coding sequence ATGAGCGAACTCATTAACAACTCAAACCGCAAAGCCTTGCTTAAGCATATGATCCTTCAACTGCATGAAGGCGAAGCTCCTGATCAGGTTAAGAACCGCCTGGTTGAACTCCTGAAAAAAGTTCCATACAATGAAGTTGTGGAAGTTGAGCAGGAACTTATCAATGAAGGACTGCCAGTTGAAGACGTGCTGAAACTCTGTGACATACATACTTATGTGCTGGAAAGCAGTGTTGATGCCAGCGGACAGCCTGAAATACCCGCCGGCCATCCGGTTGACACTTTCAAGAAGGAGAACCTGGCGCTTGACCTGGTGGTGAAATCGCTCAACAAAGCTTATGATGAAGCCTTGGATCTGGAAAATGATTTACCTGCATTTATCAATAAACTGCGATCCTTTTTCAACCAACTCATGGATGTGGATAAGCACTATCGCCGTAAGGAAAATCTATTATTCCCATATCTTGAAAAACATGGGATCTCTGGTCCTCCAAAAGTAATGTGGGGCAAGCATGATGAAACCCGGGCATTTCTAAAAGCAGCCAATGATGCTTTGCGCGAAACTACTATGAACAAAGAAGAAATGCTTACAATCATTGAATTATTGCTGAAACCGGCATCAAAGGCGATCACAGATATGATTATGAAGGAAGAAGAAATTCTGCTTCCGATGAGTCTCGAAACTATCCGCCTCAGCGAATGGTATGAAATTTACCATCAAACTCCGGAAATTGGATTCTGTCTCTACGATCCCAAAGTTGAATGGCAACCTTTGGGAGAAGAGGGTGAAAAAATTGAAGCAATGCAGGTAAACGGAAAAATTTCTCTTCCATCAGGAAGTTTTACAACTCAGGAACTTATGGCTGTTCTGAACACTTTGCCTATTGATATAACTTTCGTGGATAGAAACGACAAGGTTGCATATTTCTCGCAAGGTAAAGAACGCATTTTCGACCGCAACCGTGCTATCCTGCAGCGCGATGTAAGAATGTGCCATCCTCCGCATAGTGTTCACACGGTTGAACAGATCATCAACGATTTCAGAAGTGGAAAGGAAAGCCGCGCACCTTTCTGGATCCAAATGGGTGATAAGTTTGTGCATATAGAGTATTTCGCACTTCGCGACGACAAAGGCGAATACCTCGGAACTGTTGAAGTCAGCCAGGAACTTTCGGGCAAACGCAAGCTGCAGGGCGAGCAGAGGCTGCTGAGTTATGAGAAGTAG
- a CDS encoding DUF1858 domain-containing protein, with translation MSNRLKITSKTRIRELIDAYPELEEKLVVMAPAFGKLKNPVLRSTIARVTSISQAAFIGNVDVNQMVNQLRQAVGQELLFIEPKTKTIMNQIPEWLNESHIKNTIDARPMLEAGQHPISIVFEELGKIKSGEILKLITGFVPAPLLDKAKDKGHLVYTVENSPKEFHSFFCKT, from the coding sequence ATGTCAAATCGTTTAAAAATTACATCCAAAACCAGGATACGCGAATTGATTGATGCGTATCCTGAGCTAGAAGAAAAGCTTGTTGTAATGGCACCAGCATTTGGCAAGTTAAAGAACCCTGTGTTGCGCAGTACGATTGCCCGTGTTACATCCATCAGCCAGGCAGCTTTTATTGGTAATGTTGATGTGAACCAAATGGTAAATCAGTTACGCCAGGCTGTCGGACAGGAACTACTTTTTATTGAACCTAAAACCAAAACGATTATGAATCAAATACCCGAATGGCTAAATGAAAGCCATATAAAGAACACGATAGATGCCCGTCCTATGCTTGAGGCTGGTCAGCACCCGATAAGCATTGTATTTGAAGAGCTCGGCAAAATAAAATCCGGTGAAATCCTGAAATTGATTACCGGCTTCGTTCCGGCACCTTTACTTGACAAGGCAAAAGACAAAGGGCATCTGGTTTATACTGTTGAGAACAGCCCAAAAGAGTTTCATAGCTTTTTCTGTAAGACGTAA
- a CDS encoding S8 family serine peptidase yields the protein MEINYKYFSTFYKVFIIALTLSATTFLNAQEPATQGKPNQLNRTLAGGDQKLSEDSQVSDAAPYEPQDIVDALAPNAVTLQDMELRAKHHPYMPGEIVIAMELGTSKSNAASVLDQFNWQGLFAQQGVELSSVLMKADRGSFRSIALVLLSLPEGIEVFTAMKKLEGKSGVLWSSPNFYFEGDPREFSPNDPDYAAQYHHPLMKNDLAWDITLGSPSIVVGITDDGVELTHSDLATNIWVNTGEIPGNGIDDDGNGYIDDVNGWDFSSGNNNPNPNLLSDTHGTHVAGITAARTNNSIGIAGVAGNSAIMPLQFYAGGPWTAAIINETFTYAADNGAKIVNTSYNIDGWVGDPVFTAGLQYLYDAGVLHLNSAGNNNQLNPPRQAFQQTLLVASTDAADVRSSFSNYGTGIDISAPGSSILSTVTGNSYNFLSGTSMATPNAAGTAALIWSANPSWTRDQVAAQLLATADNIDAANPTLVGLLGSGRVNSYAALTTLLAAPQVKSTPGLPDEGTIIFANHLTSFSVAFDQVMNPASVNNLANFELRNAGPNEIFGDGDDLVHPLTTTTNYQIGSNQLIFQISDLPLQCGLHRLKLVSGGLENPFGTELDGDGNGTGGDDYVRNFAVVDVLTYFDGDGDGYGAGSPSTACPPPPGYVLLDGDCDDNDPLIYPGATEVCDGVDNNCDGIVDFPPAANYVSSDVPVAIPTSGTPTVTSALTISGATGNIIDLNVTDLNILHTYVGDLKVTLTSPGGTVLVLFDRPGHPVSTYGCSQNNIFTTFDDEASLTAVDFENTCNSSATTTPPHTYTISGIYQPIDALSALNGTNPDGTWTLTVSDFFDGDGGSIEGWGLEISVPDVTNTYYADADGDGYGDPNVSIELACTPDPLLGWVLDNSDCDDTNPDINPAATEVCDGMDNNCDGIVDFPSVDTYASSDVPVAIPTSGTPTVTSTLTISGATGNIIDLNVKDLNILHTWVGDLKVTLTSPGGTVLVLFDRPGYPATTFGCEQNNIFTTFDDEASLTAVDFENTCNSSPGTTPPYTYAISGIYQPIDALSALNGTSPDGTWTLTVSDFFDGDGGSIEGWGLEIISVPGIIFVDAGATGLNNGSSWTDAFTDLQDALNSTCPGITGIWVADGTYYPTSVTTDREATFQLISGVAIYGGFNGTESMLSERDWITNSTILSGDIDGDGTLTGNSYTVVTGSGTEATAVIDGFTITGGNSNGSGGDTSHFSGGGIYSSNGSPTVTNCTFTWNSVSSTGGAFFIENGNSILRNNTFISNHADFSGGAIRYEGGEHIAVNNLFAHNTTNLFGSVIGTATTDYTLINNTFVNNEASDIGTVVYNFSSNVDLVNNIFWGNTKGGETDVPDADLINDIGIVNRFEYSLLQANSAYSGNAGNITNVDPLFIDQPPVGIYTGGDLRLQACSPAINAGSNAAVPAGIITDLDGTPRFYDNGTVDMGAYEYQGEKNVNPPPIAIISGIIDDFEAASLPNGTDPFGNGIGFITFGDFGAGTTVDIATTLVADTDPLAMPGQSGDNYLLRFEANVNDFGGLTHAFENEDVNTWVTQDWSGNEGIAFWLYGQNTGNSLYFEIQDNRNPGSTIFDVELWTYAFTDDFSGWKLFVLSFDDFTRKEIGNGAPNDGFGRDEVHGWVFGALNTGGETVTYYLDNVMVYGDGGPFCPYTTINFSAPAGMATYAWSLSVISGDASIGSWDNNIFTPETDNEQDVQVVGVCGTVFTLTLTVTDAQGCTASAQNSFVVEESGLEWVNEPQDYSLDFNMDDLEAEVQNWLNSMEASSSCSTLNASYFLPLLQVNSPGDIQENYISGRANFGPLEFNVTGDLEMADPALACDPLLNDLTNKIAIIDRGICTFTSKVKNAQDAGAIAAIVINSNPEQGVITMGGTDPSITIPSLFISYEDGLVLKTAMQQGLVNATLSHFIDLQPGDYPVLFRATTQCQLIEKTVTLHIEVTPVNLDLNGLVIGENDSECFGATQNITVQDVTVNAGGSLTLIAGNSIIITPGFIVAANAYFHAYISDEYCLLPASLLALETEVENNPALDFNENLSDDLRIFPNPTTGGFTIEMGETFGSNKTSVSIYNLIGELILTNENVLNQAEFNLSGHPNGIYVVLIRNNENTEIRKLIKQ from the coding sequence ATGGAAATTAATTACAAGTATTTCAGCACTTTTTACAAAGTATTCATTATTGCACTGACGCTCAGTGCAACAACGTTCCTGAATGCTCAGGAACCTGCCACTCAGGGCAAGCCCAATCAGTTAAACAGAACTCTTGCCGGAGGAGACCAAAAACTATCTGAAGACTCACAAGTCAGCGATGCTGCCCCCTATGAGCCGCAGGACATTGTTGATGCCTTAGCTCCGAATGCTGTAACATTACAGGATATGGAGTTACGGGCAAAGCACCATCCATACATGCCCGGAGAAATCGTAATTGCTATGGAGCTGGGAACTTCCAAAAGTAATGCAGCTTCAGTGCTGGATCAATTTAACTGGCAGGGGCTTTTTGCGCAGCAGGGAGTTGAGCTTAGTTCAGTTTTAATGAAAGCTGACAGGGGAAGCTTTCGCAGCATAGCGCTGGTGCTTTTATCTTTGCCCGAAGGCATTGAGGTGTTTACAGCAATGAAAAAGCTGGAAGGCAAAAGTGGGGTTTTATGGAGCTCGCCCAATTTCTATTTCGAGGGAGATCCCCGCGAATTCAGTCCCAACGACCCCGACTATGCTGCTCAATATCATCACCCGCTGATGAAGAATGACCTGGCATGGGACATCACCCTTGGGAGCCCATCAATAGTTGTTGGTATAACTGACGATGGGGTGGAACTGACTCATAGCGATCTTGCAACCAATATCTGGGTAAATACAGGAGAAATACCAGGTAATGGTATTGATGACGACGGGAATGGCTATATTGACGATGTGAATGGCTGGGATTTCAGCTCCGGAAACAATAATCCAAATCCCAACCTATTGAGCGACACGCATGGCACACATGTTGCCGGAATTACTGCTGCGCGCACAAACAATTCTATAGGGATTGCAGGGGTTGCAGGTAATTCTGCCATTATGCCACTGCAATTTTATGCCGGAGGTCCATGGACTGCTGCCATAATTAATGAAACTTTTACCTATGCTGCTGATAATGGAGCCAAAATTGTCAATACCAGCTATAACATTGATGGATGGGTTGGTGATCCGGTATTTACGGCAGGTCTTCAATACTTGTATGATGCCGGGGTACTTCACCTTAACTCTGCCGGAAATAACAATCAGCTTAACCCGCCCCGCCAGGCTTTCCAGCAAACATTGCTGGTTGCCAGCACCGATGCCGCTGATGTAAGAAGCAGCTTTAGTAACTACGGCACCGGCATTGATATTTCTGCGCCGGGGAGTTCAATTCTCTCAACAGTTACAGGAAACAGCTATAATTTTCTTTCAGGTACCAGTATGGCTACGCCAAATGCTGCGGGAACAGCAGCGCTGATCTGGTCTGCCAATCCATCCTGGACACGCGATCAGGTGGCCGCTCAGCTATTAGCAACTGCTGATAATATTGATGCTGCCAACCCTACCTTGGTTGGATTACTTGGTTCGGGCAGGGTGAATAGCTATGCTGCACTCACAACTTTACTAGCAGCTCCTCAGGTTAAGTCAACCCCAGGTTTGCCTGACGAGGGAACGATAATATTTGCTAATCATCTTACCAGTTTTTCTGTGGCTTTTGACCAGGTGATGAATCCCGCATCAGTCAATAATTTGGCAAATTTTGAGCTACGCAATGCAGGGCCAAATGAAATTTTTGGTGACGGAGATGACCTGGTTCATCCATTAACAACCACAACGAACTATCAAATAGGTAGTAACCAATTGATATTTCAGATTTCTGACCTGCCCTTGCAATGCGGACTTCACCGTTTAAAATTGGTTTCGGGCGGACTGGAAAATCCTTTTGGTACTGAACTCGATGGAGATGGAAATGGAACTGGAGGCGATGATTATGTCCGGAATTTTGCAGTTGTGGACGTCCTTACCTATTTTGATGGAGATGGCGATGGATACGGAGCGGGCAGCCCTTCAACTGCCTGCCCCCCTCCGCCTGGTTATGTTTTACTGGATGGGGACTGCGATGACAACGATCCGCTGATTTATCCGGGAGCAACAGAAGTTTGCGATGGTGTGGACAATAACTGCGATGGAATAGTGGATTTTCCGCCTGCTGCAAATTATGTCAGTTCTGATGTTCCGGTGGCCATTCCAACTTCCGGAACCCCTACCGTAACCTCCGCATTAACAATCAGTGGTGCAACAGGTAATATAATTGATTTAAATGTAACGGATCTTAATATTCTGCATACTTATGTGGGAGACCTTAAAGTGACCCTTACTTCGCCGGGAGGAACCGTTTTGGTTTTATTCGATCGCCCTGGCCACCCCGTATCCACTTATGGGTGTTCACAAAATAACATCTTCACAACCTTCGATGATGAAGCATCGCTTACTGCAGTTGATTTTGAAAACACCTGCAATTCGTCAGCAACCACAACACCTCCCCACACCTATACCATTTCAGGCATTTATCAGCCAATAGACGCCTTATCTGCTCTTAATGGAACAAATCCTGACGGTACATGGACACTTACTGTATCTGATTTTTTTGACGGTGATGGTGGATCAATCGAAGGTTGGGGCCTGGAAATCTCAGTGCCAGATGTCACCAATACTTACTACGCCGATGCAGACGGTGACGGTTACGGTGATCCAAATGTGAGCATCGAATTAGCTTGCACGCCCGATCCGCTACTCGGCTGGGTACTTGATAATAGCGACTGCGATGATACCAATCCGGACATTAACCCCGCAGCTACAGAGGTTTGCGATGGTATGGACAACAACTGCGACGGAATAGTAGATTTTCCCTCTGTTGATACGTATGCCAGTTCCGATGTTCCGGTGGCCATTCCAACTTCCGGAACCCCTACCGTAACCTCCACATTAACAATCAGTGGAGCGACAGGTAATATAATTGATTTAAATGTGAAGGATCTTAATATTCTGCATACCTGGGTGGGAGACCTTAAAGTGACTCTTACTTCCCCGGGAGGAACCGTTTTGGTTTTGTTCGATCGCCCTGGCTACCCCGCAACCACTTTTGGGTGTGAACAAAATAACATCTTCACAACCTTCGACGATGAAGCATCGCTTACTGCAGTTGATTTTGAAAACACCTGCAATTCGTCACCAGGCACAACACCACCCTACACCTATGCCATCTCAGGGATTTATCAGCCAATAGACGCCTTATCTGCTCTTAATGGAACAAGCCCGGACGGTACATGGACACTTACTGTATCTGATTTCTTTGACGGAGACGGTGGATCAATCGAAGGATGGGGCCTGGAAATAATCTCAGTGCCAGGAATTATCTTTGTTGATGCCGGTGCAACGGGATTAAACAATGGCTCCTCCTGGACAGACGCCTTCACCGACCTGCAGGATGCCCTCAACAGCACCTGCCCGGGCATCACCGGAATATGGGTAGCCGACGGAACCTACTACCCAACTTCTGTAACAACTGACCGGGAGGCTACATTTCAACTAATAAGCGGCGTGGCAATATACGGTGGTTTCAATGGTACCGAAAGCATGCTGTCTGAGCGGGATTGGATTACTAACTCCACCATCCTCAGCGGGGATATTGATGGAGATGGAACCCTAACCGGCAACTCCTACACCGTAGTCACCGGCTCCGGCACGGAGGCCACGGCCGTGATTGATGGATTTACCATCACCGGGGGGAATAGTAATGGTTCCGGAGGTGACACCAGTCACTTCTCAGGCGGCGGAATTTACAGCAGCAACGGCTCTCCCACAGTAACTAACTGCACATTTACATGGAATTCTGTTAGTAGTACAGGAGGTGCATTTTTTATTGAAAATGGAAACTCCATACTGCGCAATAATACCTTCATAAGCAATCATGCCGATTTTTCAGGTGGGGCAATTCGATACGAGGGAGGTGAACATATTGCCGTAAACAATCTATTCGCACATAATACTACCAATCTTTTTGGTTCTGTAATTGGAACTGCCACTACTGACTATACCCTGATAAACAATACCTTTGTGAATAATGAAGCATCTGACATAGGAACTGTTGTGTATAATTTTAGCAGCAACGTTGACCTAGTCAATAATATCTTTTGGGGCAACACCAAAGGTGGTGAAACTGATGTGCCTGATGCTGACTTGATAAATGATATTGGTATAGTAAACCGCTTTGAATATTCATTGCTTCAGGCAAACAGCGCATACAGTGGTAATGCCGGTAACATAACTAATGTTGATCCTTTGTTTATTGATCAGCCCCCTGTGGGGATTTATACAGGTGGAGATTTGCGCCTGCAAGCCTGCTCACCGGCCATCAATGCAGGCAGCAACGCTGCTGTACCCGCAGGCATTATAACTGACCTGGATGGAACTCCGCGGTTCTATGATAACGGAACTGTGGACATGGGCGCTTATGAATACCAGGGTGAAAAAAATGTTAATCCGCCTCCCATCGCAATCATATCGGGTATAATTGATGATTTTGAAGCCGCCAGCCTGCCTAACGGCACGGATCCCTTCGGCAACGGCATTGGCTTCATCACCTTTGGTGATTTCGGGGCGGGTACAACCGTGGACATCGCAACCACCCTGGTTGCCGATACCGACCCCCTGGCAATGCCCGGACAGTCAGGCGACAATTACCTGCTCAGGTTTGAAGCTAACGTTAATGATTTTGGAGGTCTTACCCACGCCTTTGAAAATGAGGATGTAAATACCTGGGTAACGCAGGATTGGTCAGGCAATGAAGGTATTGCTTTCTGGCTCTACGGCCAAAACACGGGCAACAGCCTCTATTTTGAGATACAGGACAACCGCAATCCTGGCTCAACCATATTTGACGTGGAACTCTGGACCTACGCCTTTACAGACGATTTCTCGGGCTGGAAGCTGTTTGTCCTTAGCTTTGATGACTTCACGCGCAAAGAGATTGGCAACGGCGCACCCAACGATGGCTTTGGCCGTGACGAGGTGCATGGCTGGGTTTTCGGTGCGTTGAACACCGGAGGCGAAACTGTTACCTACTATCTGGACAATGTGATGGTTTACGGCGACGGTGGCCCTTTCTGCCCATACACCACCATAAATTTTTCAGCGCCCGCAGGCATGGCAACCTACGCCTGGAGTCTGTCAGTTATCAGTGGAGATGCATCCATAGGAAGCTGGGATAATAATATTTTCACCCCCGAGACCGACAACGAGCAGGATGTTCAGGTGGTTGGTGTCTGTGGCACAGTGTTCACACTCACCCTGACTGTAACAGACGCCCAGGGATGCACAGCTTCTGCACAAAACAGCTTTGTGGTGGAAGAGTCAGGTCTTGAATGGGTCAACGAACCGCAAGATTACAGTCTAGACTTCAACATGGACGATCTTGAGGCAGAAGTACAGAATTGGCTTAACAGCATGGAGGCATCCAGCAGTTGCTCTACATTAAATGCAAGCTATTTCCTTCCATTGTTGCAAGTGAACAGCCCCGGGGATATTCAAGAAAATTACATTAGCGGGAGAGCCAATTTTGGTCCATTGGAATTTAATGTCACAGGCGATCTCGAAATGGCTGATCCGGCCCTGGCCTGTGATCCGTTGCTAAACGACCTGACAAACAAGATTGCTATAATTGACAGGGGTATTTGCACTTTTACATCAAAAGTAAAAAATGCACAGGATGCCGGCGCCATAGCAGCGATCGTTATAAATAGTAACCCTGAACAGGGGGTGATAACCATGGGCGGAACTGACCCCTCCATCACCATACCTTCCCTATTCATTAGTTATGAGGATGGCCTGGTGCTTAAAACCGCCATGCAGCAAGGATTGGTAAATGCTACTCTAAGCCACTTTATAGATCTTCAGCCAGGTGATTACCCTGTTTTATTCCGGGCTACAACCCAATGCCAGTTAATTGAGAAAACTGTTACCCTGCATATTGAAGTTACACCGGTCAACCTTGATCTTAACGGTTTGGTTATTGGCGAAAATGACAGCGAGTGTTTTGGCGCTACACAGAATATCACTGTTCAGGATGTTACCGTAAATGCCGGAGGCAGCCTTACGCTGATAGCAGGCAACTCGATCATCATCACTCCCGGGTTTATTGTTGCAGCCAATGCTTACTTCCATGCGTATATTTCTGATGAATATTGCCTATTGCCGGCTTCACTGCTTGCCCTGGAAACAGAAGTTGAAAACAACCCGGCCTTAGATTTTAATGAAAACCTTTCGGATGATCTGAGGATTTTCCCAAATCCGACCACTGGCGGGTTTACTATTGAAATGGGAGAAACCTTTGGTTCAAATAAGACTTCTGTAAGCATATACAACCTGATAGGTGAACTTATACTAACGAACGAAAATGTCTTAAATCAGGCAGAGTTTAACCTCTCTGGGCATCCCAACGGGATATATGTTGTCCTGATAAGAAATAATGAAAACACAGAAATCAGGAAACTGATCAAGCAATAA
- a CDS encoding low molecular weight phosphotyrosine protein phosphatase — MKITRILFVCLGNICRSPAAEAIFQKIAEKTQLPVEVDSAGTSAWHAGEKADARMRRHAKEEGYNITSTSRKFLVSDFDDFDVIIAMDDNNYHDLKSMAQSIVHEKKIFRMSDFFDHHEYDYIPDPYYGGDAGFKLVIDLLEKGSKGLIEYIRNNPVD, encoded by the coding sequence ATGAAAATTACCCGCATCCTTTTCGTCTGCCTTGGCAATATCTGCCGATCCCCGGCTGCCGAGGCTATATTTCAAAAAATTGCGGAGAAAACACAGCTTCCTGTTGAAGTTGATTCCGCGGGAACTTCTGCCTGGCATGCCGGCGAGAAAGCCGATGCCCGAATGCGGCGCCATGCAAAGGAAGAGGGCTATAACATTACAAGCACTTCAAGGAAGTTTTTGGTTTCAGATTTTGATGATTTCGACGTGATCATCGCCATGGACGATAACAACTATCACGATTTGAAGTCAATGGCGCAAAGTATTGTACATGAAAAGAAAATCTTCAGAATGAGCGATTTCTTCGACCACCATGAATATGATTATATCCCCGATCCTTATTACGGCGGTGATGCCGGTTTTAAACTTGTGATTGATCTGTTGGAAAAGGGATCAAAAGGACTGATTGAGTATATCAGAAATAATCCGGTTGATTAG